The genomic window CAATTCCGTTCTTCGTTGGGACGGAGAAGGTGATAGGGTCGTCCCTCTTTCGTACGGGTAGCCTCTTGAACCACTTGAGCATCTCCACAGCGTCGCCCATCTGGTTTCTTCGGCCATAGCCCGTGGGACACTGACTGAGGATCTCGATGAAGGAGAACCCTTTCGTTTCAAGCCCTTTCTTTATTGCGCGAGATGCCTGCACAGGATGTGCGGTGGTCCACCTTGCGACATACGCGGCACCCGCAGCAGCGACTAGGCGCGACAAGTCGAACGGGCGCTCGGGATTGCCATAGGGGGTAGTGGTGGTATTATCACCAGTGAAAGTGGTGGGTCCAACCTGTCCTCCCGTCATACCATACTGATAGTTGTTACTGCACACCACGGTCATCTCAATATTCCGACGTGCAGCATGGATGAGGTGATTTCCTCCAATTGCCGCCAGATCCCCATCTCCGCTTATCACGACAACTTTCAACTCGGGACGCGCAAGTTTCAGCCCGGTGGCAAAGGCGATGGCCCTACCGTGTGTAGTATGAAGTGTGTCTGCATTGAAGTGGGGAGAGGGAATCCATGCGCCACAGCCAATTCCGGACACAAAGGCAAAGCCATCAAGGCTCTCATGTCCGAGGTCGCGGACTGCTTTCAGGAAGGAATTGACAATTATACCATTCCCACAGCCGGGGCAGAACGGGGTCGCAAGACTCTCTCTGCGGAGATACTGAATGGCAAAATGCTCTTGTGGGGCACTCAAAGCAATCCCACATAAGCGGGAATTTGAGAGGCTAATAACCCATTCTGTATGCACAGGAGTTGGTCTGACCGTGCATAGTTCAGACAGCGAGTGCTGGGCCGTCACGAGTCACGCTGCACTGGACGCATCGGTGAGTGTGCCAGCCGACAGAGACTGACTGCACGCATGCCTGATGGGGGCTACGGCGGACACAGGCATCTGCCGCAATGAGCATCACTTTTAAGGCGACAAGTGGCGAAGGGACCGGTCTAGCAGATGGCTAGGTGAGTCAGTATGTCTGAAGTCGCAGCAATGAGAGCTTTCAACAGAGAGCTAGCAGCAGTCGTTGGCGCCACTGTGAATGTGACGACCAATGTGGGAAAGACCTACACAGGCACCCTAAAGGGAATAGACCAGAACACCCTTA from Candidatus Thorarchaeota archaeon includes these protein-coding regions:
- a CDS encoding 2-oxoacid:ferredoxin oxidoreductase subunit beta is translated as MSAPQEHFAIQYLRRESLATPFCPGCGNGIIVNSFLKAVRDLGHESLDGFAFVSGIGCGAWIPSPHFNADTLHTTHGRAIAFATGLKLARPELKVVVISGDGDLAAIGGNHLIHAARRNIEMTVVCSNNYQYGMTGGQVGPTTFTGDNTTTTPYGNPERPFDLSRLVAAAGAAYVARWTTAHPVQASRAIKKGLETKGFSFIEILSQCPTGYGRRNQMGDAVEMLKWFKRLPVRKRDDPITFSVPTKNGIDLGEFVDREFPELTVSMRNMAPQR